Part of the Elusimicrobiota bacterium genome, CCAAAGCATCCGGACGCGGTAAATGTCCTCATGCCGCCTTTCGTGAAATGGAACGGGGAATAAAGGGGTTGCCGTAGGCCATAAGCCATGCGGCTGTTCCAGCCGCGCCATAGGCCGTAAGCTTTAAGGAGTTCCTTTTAAGCCTATGGCGTATGGCTTAAAGCTTAAGGCAGCCTTTTTGCATATGGCTTGCGGCTTTCGTTCCAAACTGTTATTCGGGACGAAAAAAATATATAATATTTCTGCCGGCCGGAAACGGCCCGGAAAGCAGTAATAGTAATTAAAGAGAGGAAATTAACAAATGGCAAAAGGCAAAGTGAAGTGGTTTAACGATAAGAAAGGGTTTGGTTTCATCATACCCGATGATGGTTCAAAGGATCTCTTTGTTCATCACTCTTCAATTCTTGGCGACGGTTTCAAAACCTTGGCCGAAGGACAGGAAGTTGACTTTGAAACTGAGAACACGGATAAGGGGCCAAAAGCCGTTAACGTGCAAAAGTCACAGACTCCGAAAGCCTGAGGCTTATAAATTCAAAGCCGGCCCCGTTTTGAGCGGGGCCGGCTTTTTTTAAAGGAGAAACTTATGGCGGAAAATAAACCGGAACAGGCTAAACCCATGCAGTTGCAGGTGGAAATGGACGACACGACGGCTCAGGGCATTTATGCCAATCTGGCCGGAGTTACACACAGCGAAACGGAATTTATTTTTGATTTTCTTTTCCTGCAGCCTAACCAGCCTAAGGCAAAATTGCGCGCGCGCATTGTTTCAAGTCCCGTGCACACCAAGCGTTTTATGGCGGCGCTTGTGGAAAACATGAAGCGCTACGAAGAACGCTTCGGGCCCATACCTGAGCGCGCGGTAAACCTGACCCACGGGCACAGTTAAAGGGGAAGCGAATAGCGAAGAGCAAATAGATAATAGAGCCGGAATAAGCGAAAGCCCGGAGATTCTCTCCGGGCTTTCGCTTTCTGGTGACCAACCCCTCTCCCCTATAGGTTCGTCCCTATTGATTACCCTGCAGCAGAAAAAATGTCTTTTCCTTCGGGAGATGGCAGTTAAGGGCGTAGCCCTTTGCCTGCACCCTGGCCTTGGCGGCCGCAAGCATGGCGTCCAGGTCATCGTCTGAATAGT contains:
- a CDS encoding DUF3467 domain-containing protein, producing the protein MAENKPEQAKPMQLQVEMDDTTAQGIYANLAGVTHSETEFIFDFLFLQPNQPKAKLRARIVSSPVHTKRFMAALVENMKRYEERFGPIPERAVNLTHGHS
- a CDS encoding cold-shock protein, yielding MAKGKVKWFNDKKGFGFIIPDDGSKDLFVHHSSILGDGFKTLAEGQEVDFETENTDKGPKAVNVQKSQTPKA